The proteins below come from a single Pseudomonas sp. MYb118 genomic window:
- a CDS encoding glutathione peroxidase: MLTRWLAVPALLIAFTGLAHAAECPELLQGSLPKLRAKESIDLCQSFAGKPLVVVNTASFCGFAPQFKGLEALNQQYKSQGLEVIGVPSNDFKQESKDGEETAKVCYVNYGVTFTMTEPQPVRGDDATHLFKVLAAQSSAPKWNFYKYVVDRKGKVIANFSSLTKPDDPAFISAVEKALASQP; the protein is encoded by the coding sequence ATGTTGACGCGCTGGCTTGCCGTTCCCGCTTTACTGATTGCCTTTACCGGACTGGCGCACGCCGCTGAATGTCCGGAGCTGTTGCAGGGCTCGCTGCCCAAATTGCGCGCCAAGGAGTCCATTGACCTGTGCCAGAGTTTCGCCGGCAAACCGCTGGTGGTGGTCAATACCGCGAGTTTTTGTGGCTTCGCTCCGCAGTTCAAAGGCCTTGAAGCGCTGAACCAGCAATACAAGAGCCAAGGGCTGGAGGTGATTGGCGTCCCTTCCAACGACTTCAAGCAGGAGTCCAAGGATGGCGAGGAAACCGCCAAGGTGTGTTACGTCAACTACGGCGTGACCTTCACCATGACCGAGCCGCAGCCGGTGCGAGGGGATGACGCGACGCATCTGTTCAAGGTGCTGGCGGCGCAGAGCAGCGCGCCGAAGTGGAATTTCTACAAATACGTGGTCGATCGCAAAGGCAAGGTGATCGCCAATTTCTCCAGCCTGACCAAGCCGGATGATCCGGCCTTCATCAGCGCCGTGGAGAAGGCCCTGGCCTCGCAGCCCTGA
- a CDS encoding OmpP1/FadL family transporter, translating to MKKVMLKTTLSLAVTLASTQIFASGFALNEQSISGMGTGFAGRSSSADDASTVFGNPAGMARIKREQVTGGVAFIDAHTDISDASSSPNRGTNKGDMVPFMGVPMGYYVKPIDDHWAFGLGVYAPFGLVTDYENGFAGKYFGSKSEVKIVTVQPTISYAFNDKVSIGFGPTINRIDGKLESNLSLDPRFADGTVKIKGDDTALGFNVGVLVQATDSTRVGLTYHSKVKYKLDGDTKVSYPLLAGLGQNPNQKFDASLDLDTPESIDFSVTHQLDDKWTLYAGSTWTRWSRLKEITVENSGVPAALAARGLGTITEEQDWHDTWAHAIGASYQLNKEWVLRTGLSFDQSPTNNEHRSPRIPTGDRTIFSLGAGWSPTDDLTIDVAYSYLREESVKINNSNGAPRNQSYSSKYENWANGFGVGATYRF from the coding sequence ATGAAAAAAGTCATGCTCAAAACCACCCTTAGCCTCGCCGTAACCCTCGCATCCACCCAGATCTTTGCGAGCGGCTTTGCTCTCAACGAACAAAGCATCAGCGGGATGGGGACAGGTTTTGCCGGGCGCTCTTCTTCTGCCGACGACGCATCCACCGTATTCGGCAACCCTGCCGGCATGGCGCGCATCAAGCGCGAACAAGTTACCGGCGGTGTTGCATTCATCGACGCCCACACCGACATCAGCGACGCCAGCTCCAGCCCGAACCGCGGCACCAACAAAGGTGACATGGTTCCGTTCATGGGCGTACCAATGGGCTACTACGTCAAGCCAATCGACGACCATTGGGCATTCGGCCTGGGCGTTTACGCGCCGTTCGGCCTGGTAACCGATTACGAGAACGGTTTTGCCGGCAAGTACTTCGGCAGCAAGAGCGAAGTCAAAATCGTCACCGTCCAGCCAACCATCAGCTACGCCTTCAACGACAAGGTGTCGATCGGTTTCGGCCCGACCATCAACCGTATCGACGGCAAGCTGGAATCGAACCTGTCGCTGGACCCTCGCTTTGCCGACGGCACTGTCAAAATCAAGGGTGACGACACCGCGCTGGGCTTCAACGTCGGCGTTCTGGTTCAAGCCACCGACAGCACTCGCGTCGGCCTGACCTACCACTCGAAAGTGAAGTACAAGCTCGACGGTGATACCAAGGTCAGCTACCCGCTGCTGGCAGGACTGGGCCAGAACCCGAACCAGAAGTTCGACGCGTCCCTGGACCTGGACACGCCTGAGTCGATCGACTTCTCCGTGACCCATCAGCTCGATGACAAATGGACTCTCTACGCGGGCAGCACCTGGACTCGCTGGAGCCGCCTGAAAGAAATCACCGTCGAGAACAGCGGCGTACCGGCAGCACTGGCCGCACGTGGCCTGGGTACCATCACTGAAGAGCAGGACTGGCACGACACCTGGGCTCACGCCATCGGTGCTTCCTACCAGCTGAACAAGGAATGGGTACTGCGTACCGGCCTGTCCTTCGACCAGTCGCCGACCAACAACGAACACCGCTCCCCACGCATCCCGACTGGCGACCGTACGATCTTCAGCCTGGGCGCCGGCTGGAGCCCGACCGACGACCTGACCATCGACGTGGCGTACTCGTACCTGCGCGAAGAATCGGTCAAGATCAACAACAGCAACGGTGCGCCGCGCAACCAGTCCTACAGCTCCAAGTATGAAAACTGGGCTAACGGTTTTGGTGTAGGTGCTACTTACCGCTTCTGA
- a CDS encoding sel1 repeat family protein: MKFRSVSVSVTSNPSSVTPPKRFSMRVAEWLLDSPRLGENTNVKHFAGRLLKQPAREGVVAAQSRLGQLMCRECGNARDRRIGQDLLRQAARAGDRRAQKELGLIED, translated from the coding sequence ATGAAGTTTCGCTCCGTATCAGTTTCTGTCACCTCAAATCCCTCCAGTGTTACCCCGCCCAAGCGCTTCTCGATGCGTGTGGCCGAATGGTTGCTCGACAGCCCTCGCCTGGGTGAAAACACCAACGTCAAACATTTTGCCGGGCGCTTGCTCAAGCAACCGGCCCGCGAGGGCGTGGTCGCCGCGCAGAGCCGTCTCGGCCAACTGATGTGCCGCGAGTGCGGCAATGCCAGGGATCGGCGTATCGGCCAGGATCTCCTGCGCCAGGCAGCCCGGGCCGGTGATCGCCGCGCTCAGAAGGAACTGGGGCTGATCGAAGACTGA
- the rmuC gene encoding DNA recombination protein RmuC, with the protein MLEERLAMAQLAQNGLNAQLENCRDEIADLGQANTARQADLAALRREVELLQIERDDARDAAHAWNIERAGKEAELRRLDAQAASLTAELREQQESHQQRLTDLQGSRDELRAQFAELAGKIFDEREQRFAESSQQRLGQLLDPLKERIQSFEKRVEESYQAEARERFSLAKELERLQQLNLRLSDEATNLTRALKGQKTQGNWGELILERVLEHAGLEKGREYQTQVNLKGPDGERFQPDVIIYLPGDKQVVVDSKVSLTAYQQFVAAEDDGIAQIAIKSHVQSLRSHVKGLAGKDYKRLDGLHSLDFVLLFVPIEAAFSAALQAEPSLFQEAFDRNIVIVSPTTLLATLRVIDSLWKQERQSQNAREIAERAGWLYDKFVLFIQDLDEVGNRLQQLDKAYSSARNKLTEGRGNLVSRSEQLKLLGARASKSLPADLLERAMTDVDGLVELPE; encoded by the coding sequence CTGCTTGAAGAACGGCTGGCCATGGCGCAACTGGCCCAGAACGGCCTGAATGCCCAGCTCGAAAACTGTCGCGACGAAATCGCCGATCTGGGGCAGGCCAACACGGCCCGGCAAGCCGACCTCGCCGCGCTGCGCCGTGAAGTCGAACTGCTGCAAATCGAGCGGGACGACGCCCGTGACGCCGCCCATGCCTGGAACATCGAACGCGCCGGCAAAGAGGCCGAGCTGCGGCGCCTGGACGCCCAGGCCGCCTCCCTGACCGCCGAGTTGCGCGAGCAACAGGAAAGCCATCAGCAACGCCTCACCGATCTGCAAGGCTCGCGGGACGAATTGCGTGCGCAGTTCGCCGAGCTGGCCGGCAAGATCTTCGATGAACGCGAGCAGCGCTTTGCCGAGTCCAGCCAGCAACGCCTGGGGCAGTTGCTCGACCCGTTGAAGGAGCGCATCCAGTCGTTTGAAAAGCGCGTCGAGGAAAGCTATCAGGCGGAAGCCCGCGAGCGTTTTTCCCTGGCCAAGGAGCTGGAGCGGCTGCAACAGTTGAACCTGCGCCTGAGTGACGAAGCCACCAACCTGACCCGTGCCCTCAAGGGGCAGAAGACCCAGGGCAACTGGGGTGAGCTGATTCTTGAGCGGGTGCTTGAACACGCAGGCCTGGAGAAGGGCCGCGAGTACCAGACCCAGGTCAACCTCAAGGGGCCTGACGGCGAGCGTTTCCAGCCGGACGTGATCATCTACCTGCCCGGCGACAAGCAGGTGGTGGTCGATTCCAAGGTCAGTCTCACCGCCTATCAGCAGTTCGTCGCGGCTGAAGACGATGGCATCGCCCAGATCGCCATCAAATCGCACGTGCAGTCGCTGCGCAGCCACGTCAAAGGCCTGGCCGGCAAGGACTACAAGCGTCTGGATGGCTTGCACAGCCTGGATTTCGTCTTGTTGTTCGTGCCCATCGAAGCGGCGTTTTCCGCCGCGCTGCAAGCCGAGCCGAGCCTGTTCCAGGAGGCGTTCGACCGCAACATCGTGATCGTCAGCCCGACCACCTTGCTGGCGACCCTGCGGGTCATCGACAGCCTGTGGAAGCAGGAGCGCCAGAGCCAGAACGCCCGGGAAATCGCCGAGCGGGCAGGGTGGCTGTACGACAAGTTCGTGCTGTTCATCCAGGATCTGGATGAGGTTGGCAACCGTCTGCAGCAGTTGGACAAGGCCTACAGTTCAGCGCGCAACAAGCTGACAGAAGGTCGCGGCAATCTGGTCAGTCGCAGCGAGCAACTCAAGTTGCTCGGGGCGCGGGCAAGCAAAAGCCTGCCGGCGGATCTGCTGGAGCGGGCGATGACGGATGTCGATGGGTTGGTCGAGTTGCCGGAATAA
- a CDS encoding NahK/ErcS family hybrid sensor histidine kinase/response regulator — MSLSSGLIAAVALAYMAIMFAIAFYGDRRSTPLPPRVRAWVYSLSLAVYCTSWTFFGAVGQAAEQLWSFLPIYLGPILLLVCAPWVLQKMVMISKQENITSIADFIAARYGKSQSLAIVIALICLVGVLPYIALQLKGIVLGVNLLIGAGADAQGTRAQDTALIVSLVLALFTIVFGTRNLDATEHHRGMVLAIAFESLVKLFAFLAVGAFVTYGLYDGFDDLFDQAMLAPRLEEYWKETINWPSMVVQTGVAMMAIICLPRQFHVTVVENIDPQDLRLAKWVFPTYLALAALFVVPIALAGQMMLPSSVIPDSFVISLPLAQAHPALAMLAFIGGASAATGMVIVASVALSTMVSNDMLLPWLLRRNNAERPFEVFRQWMLSVRRVSIVVILLLAYVSYRLLGSTASLATIGQIAFAAVTQLAPAMLGALYWKQANRRGVFAGLAAGTFLWFYTLILPIAAHSLGLSLNSFPGLAWLHSNPLNLPITPLTQGVVLSLAGNFTLFAWVSVLSRTRVSEHWQAGRFIGQEISARPSARSMLAVQIDDLLQLAARFVGEERARQSFIRFAYRQGKGFNPNQNADGEWIAHTERLLAGVLGASSTRAVVKAAIEGREMQLEDVVRIADEASEVLQFNRALLQGAIENITQGISVVDQSLRLVAWNRRYLELFNYPDGLISVGRPIADIIRYNAERGLCGPGEAEVHVARRLHWMRQGRAHTSERLFPNGRVIELIGNPMPGGGFVMSFTDITAFREAEQALTEANEGLERRVTERTHELSQLNVALTEAKGTAESANQSKTRFLAAVSHDLMQPLNAARLFSAALSHQEDGLSSEAQKLVQHLDSSLRSAEDLISDLLDISRLENGKINPDPKPFVLNELFDILGAEFKALARDQGLKFRVRGSDLRVDSDIKLLRRILQNFLTNAFRYARGPVLLGVRRRNGELCLEVWDRGPGIAEDKLKVIFEEFKRLDSHQTRAEKGLGLGLAIADGLCRVLGHTLQVRSWLGRGSVFSVSVPLAKAPVVAPVNASELNGKHLSGAQVLCVDNEDSILIGMNSLLTRWGCQVWTARNRDECTALLVSGIRPQLALVDYHLDDGETGTDLMAWLRTRLGEPVPGVVISADGHPETVAQVHAAGLDYLAKPVKPAALRALLSRHLPL, encoded by the coding sequence ATGTCGTTGTCCAGCGGGCTGATTGCCGCCGTTGCCCTGGCCTATATGGCCATCATGTTCGCTATCGCCTTCTACGGTGACCGACGCAGTACGCCGCTGCCGCCGCGGGTGCGCGCCTGGGTGTACAGCCTGTCGCTGGCGGTGTATTGCACCAGCTGGACCTTCTTCGGCGCCGTTGGCCAGGCGGCCGAACAACTCTGGTCGTTCCTGCCGATCTACCTGGGCCCCATCCTGCTGCTGGTCTGCGCGCCGTGGGTCCTGCAGAAGATGGTGATGATCAGCAAACAGGAAAACATCACCTCGATCGCCGACTTCATCGCCGCCCGCTACGGCAAATCCCAGTCACTGGCGATTGTCATCGCGCTGATCTGCCTGGTGGGCGTGCTGCCCTACATCGCCTTGCAGCTCAAGGGCATCGTGCTCGGCGTGAACCTGCTGATCGGTGCCGGCGCCGACGCCCAGGGCACCCGCGCCCAGGACACCGCCCTGATCGTCTCGCTGGTGCTGGCGCTGTTCACCATTGTGTTCGGTACCCGCAACCTCGACGCCACAGAGCACCACCGCGGCATGGTGCTGGCGATTGCCTTCGAGTCGCTGGTCAAGCTGTTCGCCTTTCTCGCCGTCGGTGCGTTCGTGACCTACGGGCTGTACGACGGTTTCGACGATCTGTTCGACCAGGCCATGCTCGCCCCGCGCCTGGAGGAATACTGGAAGGAAACCATCAACTGGCCGTCGATGGTGGTGCAGACCGGCGTGGCGATGATGGCGATCATCTGCCTGCCACGGCAATTCCACGTGACCGTGGTGGAGAACATCGACCCTCAGGACCTGCGCCTGGCCAAGTGGGTATTTCCGACCTACCTGGCGCTGGCCGCCTTGTTCGTCGTACCCATTGCACTCGCCGGCCAGATGATGCTGCCCAGCTCGGTGATACCGGACTCGTTCGTCATCAGCCTGCCGCTGGCCCAGGCCCATCCTGCGCTGGCGATGCTGGCCTTCATCGGTGGCGCTTCGGCGGCGACCGGCATGGTGATCGTCGCCAGCGTGGCGCTATCGACCATGGTGTCCAACGACATGCTGTTGCCATGGCTGCTGCGCCGCAACAACGCCGAGCGGCCGTTCGAAGTGTTCCGTCAGTGGATGCTCTCGGTACGGCGCGTCAGCATCGTGGTGATTCTGCTGCTGGCCTACGTCAGCTACCGCCTGCTGGGCTCCACCGCAAGCCTGGCGACCATCGGCCAGATCGCCTTCGCCGCCGTGACCCAACTGGCTCCCGCCATGCTCGGCGCGTTGTACTGGAAACAGGCGAACCGCCGGGGCGTATTCGCCGGCCTCGCCGCCGGTACATTCCTGTGGTTCTACACGTTGATCCTGCCGATTGCCGCCCACAGCCTGGGTTTGTCGCTGAACAGCTTCCCGGGCCTGGCCTGGCTGCACAGCAACCCGCTGAACCTGCCGATCACCCCCCTAACCCAAGGCGTGGTGCTGTCGCTGGCCGGTAACTTCACCCTGTTTGCCTGGGTCTCGGTGCTGTCGCGGACACGGGTTTCGGAGCACTGGCAGGCAGGTCGTTTCATCGGCCAGGAAATCAGTGCCCGGCCCAGCGCCCGCTCGATGCTGGCGGTGCAAATCGACGACCTGCTGCAACTGGCGGCCCGCTTTGTCGGTGAGGAGCGCGCCCGTCAGAGTTTCATTCGTTTCGCCTACCGCCAGGGCAAGGGGTTCAACCCGAACCAGAACGCCGACGGCGAATGGATCGCCCACACCGAACGCCTGCTGGCCGGCGTGCTGGGCGCCTCTTCGACGCGGGCGGTGGTCAAAGCCGCCATCGAAGGTCGGGAAATGCAGCTCGAGGATGTCGTGCGGATCGCCGACGAAGCCTCCGAAGTGCTGCAATTCAACCGCGCCCTGCTGCAAGGCGCCATCGAGAACATCACCCAGGGCATCAGCGTGGTCGACCAGTCGTTGCGCCTGGTGGCGTGGAACCGGCGCTATCTGGAGCTGTTCAACTACCCGGACGGCCTGATCAGCGTCGGCCGACCGATCGCCGACATCATCCGCTACAACGCCGAGCGCGGTCTGTGCGGCCCCGGTGAAGCGGAAGTGCACGTCGCCCGTCGTCTGCACTGGATGCGCCAGGGCCGTGCCCACACCTCCGAGCGGCTGTTCCCCAACGGCCGGGTGATCGAGCTGATCGGCAATCCGATGCCGGGCGGTGGCTTCGTCATGAGTTTCACCGACATCACCGCGTTCCGCGAAGCCGAGCAGGCCCTGACCGAAGCCAACGAAGGCCTGGAGCGCCGCGTGACAGAGCGGACCCACGAGCTGTCGCAGCTCAACGTCGCCCTGACCGAAGCGAAGGGCACCGCCGAGTCGGCCAACCAGTCGAAAACCCGCTTCCTCGCGGCGGTCAGCCACGACCTGATGCAGCCGCTGAACGCCGCACGACTGTTCTCCGCCGCCCTCTCCCACCAGGAAGACGGGCTGTCCAGCGAAGCGCAGAAACTGGTGCAGCACCTGGATTCGTCGCTGCGTTCGGCCGAAGACCTGATCAGCGACCTGCTGGACATTTCCCGCCTGGAAAACGGCAAGATCAACCCGGACCCCAAGCCGTTCGTGCTCAATGAGCTGTTCGACATCCTCGGTGCCGAATTCAAGGCGCTGGCACGCGATCAAGGGCTCAAGTTCCGGGTGCGCGGCAGCGACCTGCGGGTCGACAGCGACATCAAACTGTTGCGCCGGATCCTGCAGAACTTCCTCACCAATGCCTTCCGCTACGCCAGAGGCCCGGTGTTGCTGGGGGTTCGCCGCCGCAACGGCGAGCTGTGCCTGGAAGTCTGGGACCGCGGGCCGGGGATTGCCGAAGACAAGCTGAAAGTGATCTTCGAAGAGTTCAAACGCCTCGACAGCCACCAGACCCGCGCGGAAAAAGGTCTGGGCCTGGGCCTGGCGATTGCCGACGGCTTGTGCCGGGTGCTTGGCCATACGCTGCAAGTGCGCTCCTGGCTGGGGCGCGGCAGTGTGTTCAGTGTCAGCGTGCCGCTGGCCAAGGCGCCGGTGGTTGCGCCGGTCAATGCCAGCGAACTCAACGGCAAGCACCTGAGCGGCGCACAGGTGCTGTGCGTGGACAACGAAGACAGCATCCTGATCGGCATGAACAGCCTGTTGACCCGTTGGGGTTGCCAGGTCTGGACCGCACGCAACCGCGACGAATGCACGGCGCTGCTGGTCAGCGGCATACGCCCGCAACTGGCGCTGGTGGATTACCACCTGGACGATGGCGAGACCGGGACCGACTTGATGGCCTGGTTGCGTACCCGCCTGGGCGAACCGGTGCCAGGCGTGGTGATCAGCGCCGACGGCCACCCGGAGACGGTGGCGCAGGTGCATGCGGCGGGCCTGGATTACCTGGCCAAACCGGTCAAACCGGCGGCGCTGCGCGCCTTGTTGAGCCGGCATTTACCCCTGTGA
- a CDS encoding TetR/AcrR family transcriptional regulator: MAIKEGLRPGGRSARVQESIHSAVRALLTEQDRASVTVPQIATRAGVTPSTIYRRWGDLAALLADVALARMQPDSEPASTGSLHSDVQAWAEQYLDEMSSEPGRNMLRDIQASPTPGCCATIIAGQLQAILDRYPDQPKPGVDHLINLVVAPSVFRILFCATPLEVGELQGLVEIALSQ; encoded by the coding sequence ATGGCTATTAAAGAAGGTTTACGCCCGGGTGGACGCAGTGCCCGGGTCCAGGAGTCGATCCATTCGGCGGTGCGCGCGCTCCTGACCGAGCAGGATCGCGCCAGCGTCACCGTGCCGCAGATCGCCACGCGCGCAGGGGTGACGCCGTCGACCATCTACCGCCGCTGGGGTGATCTGGCGGCGTTGCTGGCGGACGTCGCCCTGGCCCGCATGCAGCCCGACAGCGAACCGGCCAGCACCGGCAGTCTGCACAGCGACGTGCAGGCATGGGCGGAGCAGTACCTGGATGAAATGAGCTCGGAACCGGGCCGCAACATGCTGCGCGACATACAGGCCAGCCCGACGCCCGGCTGCTGCGCGACCATCATCGCCGGGCAGTTGCAGGCGATCCTCGACCGCTACCCCGATCAGCCCAAACCCGGCGTGGATCACTTGATCAACCTGGTGGTGGCGCCTTCGGTGTTCCGTATCCTGTTTTGCGCGACGCCGCTGGAGGTTGGGGAGTTGCAGGGGTTGGTCGAGATCGCGTTGAGTCAGTAA
- a CDS encoding MFS transporter has translation MSNSISKRSSLGFLAITLLSFLAASTAPTPLYHLYQEQLQFSAATLTLIFGVYAMSLLVALLTVGSLSDYLGRKPVIFTAVLLNMLAMLLFISADSVAWLISARVLQGFATGMATASLGAALLDTDKQQGPLVNSVAPLLGMAAGAMGCGLLAEFAPLPLQLTFWVLLGLFAWQALYVWRLPESVSRQPGALASLAPTLHVPVQARRTLYLVLPINTAAWALGGFFASLAPSLVRTATGSTSNLIGGATVAALTVTGAVMIFTLRNRPADKVLRLGASVLPVGVAAILLGVHSASLPLFFIGTLIAGCGFGASFLGTLRTVVPLALPHERAGLMSAYYALSYLAFCLPSLLAGNLTRTFGLVSTTDGYAAVLIILAVGALLALLRQRPAQACSAAGHP, from the coding sequence ATGTCGAACTCAATTTCCAAACGCTCGAGCCTGGGTTTTCTGGCGATCACTTTACTCAGTTTTCTCGCCGCTTCCACGGCGCCGACGCCCTTGTATCACTTGTACCAGGAGCAATTGCAGTTTTCCGCGGCGACCCTGACCCTGATTTTTGGTGTGTACGCCATGAGCCTTCTGGTGGCACTGCTGACGGTGGGTTCGCTCTCGGATTACCTGGGGCGCAAGCCGGTGATTTTCACGGCGGTGTTGCTCAACATGCTGGCCATGCTGCTGTTCATCAGCGCCGACAGCGTGGCATGGCTGATCAGTGCTCGCGTGCTCCAGGGCTTTGCCACCGGCATGGCGACGGCGTCCCTGGGCGCGGCATTGCTGGACACCGATAAACAACAGGGCCCGCTGGTCAACAGCGTGGCGCCGCTGTTGGGGATGGCGGCCGGGGCCATGGGCTGTGGCTTGCTGGCCGAGTTCGCCCCGCTGCCGTTGCAACTGACATTCTGGGTGCTGCTGGGGCTCTTCGCATGGCAGGCGCTGTATGTCTGGCGCCTTCCGGAAAGCGTCAGTCGGCAGCCCGGAGCGTTGGCGTCGCTGGCGCCCACCCTGCATGTGCCGGTCCAGGCCCGGCGCACCTTGTACCTGGTGTTGCCCATCAACACGGCGGCCTGGGCGCTGGGTGGATTCTTCGCCTCCCTCGCGCCTTCGCTGGTCCGCACCGCCACCGGCTCGACCTCCAATCTGATTGGCGGTGCGACGGTTGCCGCCTTGACCGTGACCGGGGCGGTGATGATCTTCACCTTGCGCAATCGTCCTGCCGACAAGGTCTTGCGGCTCGGTGCCAGCGTGCTGCCTGTCGGCGTGGCGGCCATATTGCTGGGCGTGCACAGCGCCAGCCTGCCGCTGTTTTTCATCGGTACGCTGATTGCCGGTTGTGGGTTCGGTGCCAGTTTTCTCGGCACGCTGCGCACCGTGGTGCCTTTGGCGTTGCCCCATGAGCGCGCCGGGTTGATGTCCGCCTACTATGCCCTCAGCTACCTGGCGTTCTGCCTGCCTTCGCTGCTGGCGGGGAACCTGACGCGTACCTTCGGCCTGGTCAGCACCACCGATGGCTATGCGGCGGTGTTGATCATTCTGGCGGTGGGTGCGCTGCTGGCGTTGCTGCGCCAGCGACCTGCCCAGGCGTGCAGCGCTGCCGGGCACCCGTGA
- a CDS encoding cupin domain-containing protein, producing the protein MNIIRSKSFTADRPWGALDIANMNGITTRLHWTDQPYKWHVNDGQEVFVVLDGQVQMRYREDGLEKTVLLEVGDIFYASVGTEHVARPLGVARVLVIESEGSV; encoded by the coding sequence ATGAACATCATTCGCAGCAAAAGCTTCACCGCCGATCGTCCCTGGGGCGCGCTGGACATCGCCAACATGAATGGCATCACCACGCGCCTGCACTGGACAGACCAGCCGTACAAATGGCACGTGAACGACGGCCAGGAAGTGTTTGTCGTGCTCGATGGCCAGGTGCAGATGCGCTATCGCGAAGACGGCCTGGAGAAAACGGTGTTGCTGGAGGTGGGCGATATCTTTTATGCGTCGGTGGGGACAGAGCACGTGGCGCGCCCGCTGGGTGTCGCCAGGGTGCTGGTGATCGAGTCGGAAGGCAGTGTCTAG
- a CDS encoding TDT family transporter, translating to MTCPNAVTPGFKPFSHLQHPRDVIRHFTPNWFAATMGTGVLALALAQLPVAVPGLHSLAEALWLLNIFLFTLFTVLYAARWVLFFDEARRIFGHSTVSMFFGTIPMGLATIINGCLVFGLPRWGDGMIEVAGLLWWLDVAMSVACGVLIPYMMFTRQEHSIDQMTAVWLLPVVAAEVAAASGGLLAPHLTGAHGQLVVLVTSYVLWAFSLPVALSILTILLLRMALHKLPHENMAASSWLALGPIGTGALGMLVLGNDAPAIFAANGMPGVGEIAAGLGLVAGITLWGFGLWWMLIAFLITCRYLSSGIPFNLGWWGFTFPLGVYSLATLKLASHLDLMFFSVFGCALVALLAVMWLIVSKRTVQGAWRGELFVSPCIAGLKK from the coding sequence ATGACTTGCCCCAACGCCGTCACCCCCGGCTTCAAACCTTTCAGTCATTTGCAGCACCCCCGCGACGTGATTCGCCATTTCACCCCGAACTGGTTCGCCGCCACCATGGGCACCGGTGTCCTGGCCCTGGCGCTGGCGCAACTGCCCGTTGCCGTGCCGGGCCTGCACTCACTCGCCGAAGCCCTCTGGCTGTTGAACATTTTTCTGTTCACCCTGTTCACGGTGCTCTACGCCGCGCGCTGGGTATTGTTTTTCGACGAGGCGCGGCGAATCTTCGGCCATTCCACCGTCTCGATGTTTTTCGGCACCATCCCCATGGGGCTGGCGACCATCATCAACGGTTGCCTGGTGTTCGGTTTGCCGCGCTGGGGCGACGGCATGATCGAGGTCGCCGGCTTGCTGTGGTGGCTGGACGTGGCGATGTCCGTGGCCTGTGGTGTGCTGATTCCTTACATGATGTTCACCCGCCAGGAACACAGCATCGACCAGATGACCGCGGTCTGGCTGTTGCCGGTAGTGGCCGCCGAGGTGGCCGCGGCCAGTGGTGGCCTGTTGGCGCCACACCTGACCGGCGCCCATGGGCAACTGGTGGTGCTGGTGACCAGTTACGTACTGTGGGCGTTTTCCCTGCCGGTCGCCCTGAGCATCCTGACGATCCTGCTGCTGCGCATGGCCCTGCACAAACTGCCCCACGAGAACATGGCCGCGTCGAGCTGGCTGGCGCTCGGTCCGATCGGCACCGGGGCGCTGGGCATGCTGGTGCTGGGCAATGACGCGCCGGCCATCTTCGCCGCCAACGGCATGCCGGGCGTCGGTGAAATCGCCGCAGGCCTGGGGTTGGTGGCGGGCATTACGCTGTGGGGCTTCGGGTTGTGGTGGATGCTCATCGCCTTCCTGATCACCTGCCGTTACTTGAGCTCGGGCATTCCGTTCAACCTGGGCTGGTGGGGCTTCACCTTTCCACTGGGTGTGTATTCGCTGGCCACGTTGAAACTGGCCAGCCATCTGGACCTGATGTTCTTCAGTGTCTTTGGCTGTGCGTTGGTGGCCTTGCTGGCGGTGATGTGGCTGATTGTGTCCAAGCGCACCGTGCAGGGCGCATGGCGTGGCGAGCTGTTTGTCTCGCCCTGCATTGCAGGTTTGAAGAAATAA